One stretch of Harmonia axyridis chromosome 1, icHarAxyr1.1, whole genome shotgun sequence DNA includes these proteins:
- the LOC123671041 gene encoding uncharacterized protein LOC123671041: MEKLKFTFKMLAASDGKSNVLCVTRITTTDGNTFKIPNEYSNALLHVELLKTAAYTKIKKTCSQRGQTRRVWVSLTKEMRNTYFDEDGNIQFESVYLEEVSEESSDTTTSTSAPEHSLEKLLEKILKKNQENSGERNVGKLATEFTIGKFDGKNANAEQWLRSFEKECERFEIDENCNKIEILKSFMEKVAADWYDCTLLKLTITAEWNDWRENFCKTFSCKGWSPIKYAIAFRYQAGSLLEYSMKKEKLLLQVRKTMDSDTLVDLIAMGLPNFILDKIDREKIVKSEVLHNELNKLEHLTMKKNSEVKKFKPDFKGKTEKIPCKICKDNNKGTRFHPEMECWFRDPEKKGNKLRQVNNLTLDVELSTDDTKN, from the coding sequence ATGGAAAAGTTGAAGTTCACATTCAAAATGCTGGCTGCTTCAGATGGAAAGTCAAATGTGCTTTGTGTGACCAGAATAACTACAACGGATggaaatacattcaaaatcccaAATGAGTATTCAAATGCATTATTACATGTAGAATTACTAAAAACTGCGGcatatacaaaaatcaagaaaacttGCTCACAAAGAGGCCAAACAAGGAGAGTGTGGGTGAGTTTAACAAAAGAAATGAGAAATACTTATTTCGATGAGGATGGAAATATCCAGTTTGAAAGCGTATACTTAGAGGAAGTGAGTGAAGAAAGCAGTGACACAACTACAAGTACTAGTGCTCCAGAACATTCATTAGAAAAATTATTAGAGAAGATACTGAAGAAAAACCAAGAAAATAGTGGAGAGAGAAATGTGGGTAAATTGGCCACAGAATTTACTATCggaaaatttgatggaaaaaatgCAAATGCAGAGCAATGGTTAAGAAGTTTTGAAAAAGAATGTGAAAGattcgaaattgatgaaaattgtaataaaatagaaattttgaaatcatttatggAAAAAGTTGCTGCAGATTGGTATGATTGTACTCTATTGAAACTCACTATCACAGCAGAATGGAATGATTGGAGAGAAAATTTTTGTAAGACTTTCTCATGTAAAGGTTGGTCTCCAATAAAATATGCAATAGCATTTAGATATCAAGCGGGCTCACTATTAGAATATtctatgaagaaggaaaaattaCTATTACAAGTAAGAAAAACTATGGATAGTGATACGCTTGTTGATCTTATTGCTATGGGTTTACCCAACTTCATATTAGACAAAATTGATagagaaaaaatagtaaaatctGAAGTTCtacataatgaattgaataaattagaacatttaaccatgaaaaaaaattcagaagtcAAAAAGTTTAAGCCTGACTTTAAAGGAAAAACGGAAAAAATACCTTGTAAAATATGCAAAGATAATAACAAAGGAACAAGATTTCATCCCGAAATGGAATGCTGGTTTAGAGACCCAGAAAAGAAAGGTAACAAACTGAGACAAGTAAATAACTTAACTTTAGATGTAGAATTAAGTACCGATGATACAAAAAACTAA